The Stratiformator vulcanicus genome has a segment encoding these proteins:
- a CDS encoding MFS transporter, with the protein MSAPPAAAEPADRFAAEESIYTRTFWIAYIGHLTVVTANAVTFRFAELVVFLGGTDQTAGNIVSVGLAGALLSRLFLGQAIDHFGLRRVWIATAIAFFVGALGLLLSNSVGWPIYVSRIFFSIGLAGAFTGSNVHIQNQVPFHRRTEAIGTLGTSGFLGLILGTTIGDFVFEGFDGGFRFALLFGIATALTATYVFTVALLTRRDVHEPPHETLPAYRLVFKYQPVSTTLVALMMGMTFCITTVFLTRYATFYDLGGIGPFFVGYAASAFAFRVLTRRWSRSMGRHRMILYGLAGYAVGQTTLIFVTNQWMFLIPAVFTGFGHALLFPAVVSMITEAYPKPFRGTGTNMALGSIEAGTLVFAPLIGFLIDFFPGGGFTQTFALAATLSLGTGIVYLFTGAKVEDTDLSYYQMEALREREAAEAEEEFEKASDASPRPELCGAESS; encoded by the coding sequence ATGTCCGCCCCACCTGCCGCCGCCGAACCTGCTGATCGCTTCGCTGCCGAGGAGTCGATTTACACGCGCACGTTCTGGATCGCGTACATCGGCCACTTGACGGTCGTGACGGCTAATGCGGTGACGTTTCGCTTCGCGGAGCTTGTGGTCTTTCTGGGCGGAACCGATCAGACGGCGGGTAATATCGTCAGTGTCGGACTCGCCGGGGCGCTGCTGTCACGGTTGTTTCTCGGGCAGGCGATCGATCACTTCGGGCTCCGCCGGGTCTGGATTGCCACGGCGATCGCGTTCTTCGTGGGTGCGTTAGGGCTGCTGCTCTCCAACAGCGTGGGCTGGCCGATCTATGTCTCCCGCATCTTCTTCTCGATCGGACTCGCCGGGGCCTTTACCGGCTCGAACGTCCACATTCAGAATCAGGTTCCCTTTCACCGCCGGACCGAAGCGATCGGCACGCTCGGGACATCGGGCTTTCTCGGGCTGATTCTGGGAACAACGATCGGCGACTTCGTCTTCGAAGGCTTCGATGGCGGATTCCGCTTCGCCCTGCTGTTCGGAATCGCGACGGCCCTCACCGCGACTTACGTCTTTACGGTCGCCCTGCTGACCCGGCGGGATGTGCATGAGCCACCGCATGAGACGCTGCCCGCCTATCGGCTTGTCTTCAAGTACCAGCCGGTGTCGACGACTCTGGTCGCCCTGATGATGGGCATGACGTTCTGTATCACGACCGTCTTCCTGACGCGTTACGCGACGTTCTACGACCTCGGCGGCATCGGGCCGTTCTTTGTGGGATACGCGGCGTCGGCCTTTGCCTTTCGGGTATTGACTCGGCGCTGGAGCCGATCGATGGGACGGCACCGCATGATTCTGTACGGACTGGCCGGTTATGCCGTCGGGCAGACGACGCTAATCTTCGTGACCAATCAATGGATGTTCCTGATCCCGGCCGTCTTCACCGGTTTCGGTCACGCCCTGCTCTTCCCGGCCGTCGTGTCCATGATTACCGAGGCCTACCCGAAGCCGTTTCGGGGCACCGGAACGAACATGGCGCTGGGGAGCATCGAAGCCGGCACGCTAGTCTTCGCTCCGCTGATCGGGTTCCTCATCGATTTCTTTCCCGGCGGCGGGTTCACGCAAACCTTCGCCTTGGCGGCGACGCTCTCGCTCGGCACTGGGATCGTCTATCTCTTCACGGGCGCGAAGGTCGAGGACACCGACCTGTCCTACTACCAGATGGAAGCCCTCCGCGAACGCGAGGCGGCCGAAGCGGAAGAGGAGTTCGAAAAGGCTTCTGACGCGTCGCCCCGGCCCGAACTGTGCGGTGCCGAGAGTTCGTAG
- the lpxB gene encoding lipid-A-disaccharide synthase yields MHFFFSVGEPSGDEHAAHLIAELRKRVPNAEFSGYGGPQMAAAGQRQDFQLTDLAVMGLFKIIPLLGQFIRLARLAKQLMRERKPDALILVDFPGFNFVVAKAAKKLGIPVIYYMPPQMWAWGGWRIGKIRRTVDRVLCGLSFEAEWYADRGVDAVFVGHPFFDAVAEKQLDEDFLVERSTDERRTVGILPGSRGQEIARNWPIMLDVMQRLAAKHPNVNFRVANYREEHRTICQAAYEDLENPFPVEFSVGKTSEIIELAECCLIVSGSVSLEVMARRTPAVVVFRYNMLWAVLDKIFLQCRFITLVNLIAGREVMPEFRFASDDNWHAEVIADAVDRWLACPQDLDRSRRELSQLAAGAAEPGATSRAADAILERLGGMQPQSRVAA; encoded by the coding sequence ATGCATTTTTTCTTCTCGGTCGGCGAGCCGAGCGGCGATGAACACGCCGCGCACCTGATCGCTGAACTGCGAAAGCGGGTTCCGAATGCGGAATTCTCCGGCTACGGAGGTCCGCAGATGGCCGCCGCCGGGCAGCGGCAGGACTTTCAACTGACCGATCTCGCCGTGATGGGGCTGTTCAAAATCATCCCGTTGCTGGGGCAATTCATCCGACTTGCCCGGCTGGCGAAGCAGTTGATGCGAGAGCGAAAACCCGACGCCCTAATTCTGGTCGACTTTCCGGGATTCAATTTCGTGGTGGCCAAAGCGGCGAAGAAGCTCGGAATTCCAGTCATTTATTACATGCCGCCGCAGATGTGGGCCTGGGGCGGCTGGCGGATCGGCAAGATTCGCCGCACCGTCGACCGCGTGCTTTGCGGGCTTTCATTCGAGGCCGAATGGTATGCGGATCGCGGCGTCGATGCGGTTTTCGTCGGACATCCGTTCTTCGATGCTGTCGCCGAGAAGCAACTCGATGAGGATTTTCTGGTGGAGCGCTCCACGGACGAGCGTCGCACCGTTGGCATCCTGCCGGGGTCGCGGGGGCAGGAAATTGCACGCAATTGGCCGATCATGCTCGACGTGATGCAGCGGCTCGCCGCGAAGCATCCCAACGTCAACTTCCGAGTCGCAAACTATCGCGAGGAACATCGCACAATCTGTCAGGCGGCCTACGAAGACCTCGAAAATCCGTTCCCGGTCGAATTTTCGGTCGGGAAGACATCCGAAATCATCGAACTGGCGGAATGCTGCCTGATCGTTTCGGGGTCGGTCAGTCTCGAAGTCATGGCCCGTCGCACACCGGCGGTGGTCGTGTTCCGGTACAACATGTTGTGGGCCGTTCTCGACAAGATCTTTCTGCAATGCCGGTTTATCACGCTCGTCAATCTGATCGCGGGCCGGGAGGTCATGCCGGAGTTCCGCTTCGCCTCGGACGATAATTGGCACGCCGAAGTGATTGCCGACGCGGTCGATCGCTGGTTGGCCTGTCCGCAGGACCTCGACCGGTCTCGGCGCGAACTGAGTCAGCTTGCCGCCGGCGCCGCCGAACCGGGAGCGACCTCTCGGGCGGCCGATGCGATTCTCGAGCGGCTTGGCGGAATGCAACCGCAGTCAAGAGTCGCAGCCTAA
- a CDS encoding ABC transporter permease, with the protein MLGTLRVNWFILQTSISERLVYRADFIFSTFVRFLPIVTQIFLWGAVYGVTVGSADPGRSINGYTYRDMVAYYLLAMVARAFSSMPGLASGIARDVRDGTIKKYLTQPIDMIGYLFWHRVAHKLVYYVMAGIPFAVVFYLMRDYLPGWPEPALIAAWVCSLILAFLIGFLIESLIGLISFWFLEVSSLLFIYMMFNFFLSGHMIPLDWLPGPIEQVVRYFPLQYLAYTPAAIMLGKFTPAEAWFELSIAFGWFLGLLVLNRIVFAAGVRRYGAFGG; encoded by the coding sequence ATGCTCGGAACGCTGCGGGTTAACTGGTTCATTCTGCAGACGAGCATCTCGGAGCGGCTCGTCTATCGGGCCGACTTTATCTTCTCGACGTTCGTCCGCTTTCTGCCGATCGTGACGCAAATCTTCCTGTGGGGCGCGGTCTACGGTGTGACGGTTGGCAGCGCCGACCCGGGGCGATCGATCAACGGTTACACCTATCGCGACATGGTGGCGTACTACCTGCTGGCGATGGTCGCCCGGGCCTTCAGCAGTATGCCGGGGCTGGCGTCGGGAATTGCGCGCGATGTGCGGGACGGCACAATCAAGAAGTACCTGACGCAGCCGATTGACATGATCGGGTACCTCTTCTGGCACCGCGTCGCGCACAAGCTGGTCTACTACGTGATGGCGGGCATTCCGTTCGCGGTCGTGTTCTACCTGATGCGGGACTACCTGCCCGGTTGGCCCGAGCCCGCGTTGATTGCGGCGTGGGTCTGCTCGCTGATTCTGGCGTTCCTGATCGGATTTCTGATCGAGTCGCTGATCGGGCTGATCTCGTTCTGGTTTCTGGAAGTTAGTTCGCTGCTGTTCATCTACATGATGTTCAACTTCTTCCTTTCGGGTCACATGATCCCGCTCGACTGGCTCCCGGGGCCGATCGAGCAGGTCGTCCGCTACTTCCCGCTTCAATACCTCGCTTACACGCCCGCGGCGATCATGCTCGGCAAATTCACTCCGGCAGAGGCGTGGTTCGAACTGTCGATCGCGTTCGGCTGGTTTCTCGGGCTGCTGGTCCTGAATCGAATCGTGTTCGCTGCCGGTGTCCGAAGGTATGGTGCGTTCGGCGGTTGA
- a CDS encoding ABC transporter ATP-binding protein — translation MNAVDVRGLKKQYRVYQKKEGLLASVGGLFRRSYRTVNAVREVSLTVEKGELVAFLGPNGAGKTTTLKLLSGLIYPTGGEATVLGHVPWKREVAFRRRFSLVMGQKNQLWWDLPAQESFRLHREIYRIPTQDFDRRVDELTAMLEVRELIGQPVRELSLGERMRMELIAALLHSPELLLLDEPTIGLDVISQRKVQEFLKHYQSERKLTVLLTSHYMKDVEALCKRAIVINKGVIKHDGPIADIVDRFSKHKVVEVLFGGPIPGDLSRYGTLLEATPPRVKIEVERADVARVLSDLLDRAQIDDVSVNERPLEDVIAELFASDDRPNDAADVLPSDGPPGADDARLALSRDG, via the coding sequence ATGAACGCAGTTGACGTCCGCGGTCTGAAGAAGCAGTACCGGGTTTATCAAAAGAAAGAAGGGCTGCTCGCCTCGGTCGGCGGGTTGTTCCGGCGATCGTATCGCACCGTCAATGCCGTGCGCGAAGTGTCGTTGACCGTCGAGAAGGGCGAACTCGTCGCGTTCCTCGGCCCGAACGGTGCCGGCAAAACGACAACGCTCAAGCTGCTTTCGGGGCTGATCTATCCCACCGGCGGCGAGGCCACGGTCCTCGGCCACGTCCCCTGGAAGCGCGAGGTCGCCTTCCGGCGCCGGTTCTCGCTGGTCATGGGACAAAAGAATCAGCTTTGGTGGGACCTCCCCGCCCAAGAGTCGTTCCGGCTGCACCGCGAGATCTATCGCATCCCCACTCAGGACTTCGACCGCCGCGTTGATGAGCTGACGGCGATGCTGGAAGTCCGTGAACTGATCGGGCAGCCGGTGCGCGAGCTGTCGCTCGGCGAACGCATGAGGATGGAGCTGATCGCGGCTCTTTTGCACAGTCCCGAATTACTGCTGCTGGACGAGCCGACCATCGGACTCGACGTAATTTCGCAGCGGAAGGTCCAGGAGTTTCTCAAGCATTATCAGTCCGAGCGAAAGCTCACCGTCCTGCTGACCAGTCACTACATGAAAGACGTCGAGGCGCTGTGCAAGCGGGCGATTGTCATTAACAAGGGCGTCATCAAGCACGACGGTCCGATCGCCGACATTGTGGATCGCTTCAGCAAGCACAAGGTGGTTGAGGTCCTGTTCGGTGGACCGATTCCGGGCGACCTGTCCCGCTACGGAACGCTCCTTGAGGCGACACCGCCGCGGGTGAAAATTGAAGTCGAACGAGCCGATGTCGCGCGGGTGCTGTCCGACCTGCTCGATCGGGCGCAGATTGATGATGTCAGCGTCAACGAACGCCCGCTCGAAGACGTGATCGCCGAGTTGTTTGCCAGTGATGATCGACCGAATGACGCCGCGGATGTGTTGCCATCGGACGGCCCTCCGGGGGCGGACGACGCCCGGCTCGCCCTGTCGCGTGATGGGTGA
- a CDS encoding SGNH/GDSL hydrolase family protein, protein MASDWLIVWIVGGRIFFVGAALILAACGASRSERSIVNRWVGLLAVIGLLLVALSSTPTPLYAGWMIGLLTLLWAFFRTRKFIARRISPKHSTMLLAAFWVVLIAVEAPYHVRPALALPHGSRVAIIGDSVTAGVGGESILWPQLLAGSTRLDVNNLSQAGATAELAIEQADGIEDADLVVIEIGGNDLLGSTTLSDFDRNLELLLAKCVADGRQILMFELPLPPLMVEYGRSQRRLASRYGARLIPKHDFATILRSGGATLDSIHLSPQGHRRMAELLGEIVAVERSSP, encoded by the coding sequence GTGGCGAGCGACTGGTTGATCGTTTGGATTGTGGGTGGCCGAATCTTCTTTGTCGGCGCGGCCCTGATTCTCGCGGCCTGCGGCGCCTCCCGCTCCGAGCGATCGATCGTCAATCGATGGGTCGGCCTGCTTGCGGTGATCGGTTTACTGCTGGTCGCCCTCAGTTCAACGCCGACGCCTCTGTACGCCGGTTGGATGATCGGTCTGCTCACGCTGCTGTGGGCGTTCTTTCGGACTCGCAAGTTTATCGCTCGACGGATCAGTCCGAAGCATTCGACGATGCTGCTCGCTGCGTTTTGGGTCGTGCTTATTGCCGTCGAGGCGCCCTATCACGTGCGACCTGCGCTGGCCCTTCCCCACGGAAGCCGAGTGGCAATCATAGGTGATTCCGTGACCGCCGGGGTCGGAGGTGAGTCGATCCTCTGGCCGCAGTTACTCGCTGGGTCGACGCGACTGGACGTGAATAATCTTTCTCAAGCGGGCGCGACCGCCGAATTGGCGATCGAGCAAGCTGACGGCATTGAAGACGCGGATCTCGTCGTGATTGAGATCGGAGGCAACGATCTGCTCGGCAGTACAACGCTGAGCGACTTTGACAGAAATCTTGAATTGTTGCTGGCGAAGTGCGTCGCCGATGGGCGGCAGATTCTGATGTTCGAACTCCCCCTCCCGCCGCTGATGGTCGAGTACGGGCGGAGCCAACGTCGGCTTGCCTCGAGGTATGGTGCCCGACTCATCCCAAAGCATGACTTCGCGACGATCCTCCGCTCCGGCGGGGCAACGCTCGATTCCATTCATCTCTCACCCCAAGGTCACCGGCGGATGGCCGAACTTCTCGGTGAGATCGTCGCAGTCGAGCGCTCAAGCCCATAA
- a CDS encoding DUF6677 family protein — protein sequence MTETDRKVDLKNRWLAGLLALAFPGLGHLYQGRFVKAAVYCGCIMTLFLWGQALGGWKIVYVDSTEAVMKLQPRQRLGRRVLQGYGAQFFAGLPAWGAMLQQRRFVSRENIPQSVLVDPIDAPFRGEIDIDFLDGEESTGAEIRGRIRLGFEGEKGVFTGFDAEGEPIEIPLDGLKRLEEPVRASADREIELRVPRTFAEQPNVRKVELDGVIPRSILNWYQVPLDDELEDRLHLRFGSGLEIAFVFTWIAGLLNIFAVWDAFEGPAYGRGDEPELQPGYKAKKDEPKSSDGDEPDDSESAAEPATADSASG from the coding sequence ATGACCGAGACGGACCGGAAGGTCGATCTGAAAAACCGCTGGCTCGCCGGGCTGCTCGCGCTGGCCTTCCCGGGCCTGGGGCATCTGTATCAGGGGCGGTTCGTGAAAGCGGCCGTCTACTGCGGCTGCATCATGACGTTGTTCCTGTGGGGACAGGCGCTCGGCGGTTGGAAGATCGTTTACGTCGACAGCACCGAAGCCGTAATGAAGCTGCAACCGCGGCAGAGACTGGGCCGACGCGTGCTGCAAGGTTACGGCGCCCAGTTCTTCGCGGGGCTTCCCGCCTGGGGGGCAATGCTTCAGCAGCGGCGGTTCGTGAGCCGAGAGAACATTCCTCAAAGCGTGCTCGTTGATCCGATCGATGCTCCGTTCCGCGGGGAGATCGACATCGATTTTCTCGACGGAGAAGAATCGACCGGCGCGGAAATCCGAGGACGTATTCGTCTCGGATTCGAAGGCGAGAAAGGCGTGTTCACCGGCTTCGATGCCGAGGGCGAGCCGATCGAGATTCCGCTCGACGGGCTGAAACGGCTCGAGGAACCGGTCCGGGCATCGGCCGATCGTGAGATCGAGTTGCGTGTCCCCCGCACTTTTGCGGAGCAGCCGAACGTTCGGAAGGTCGAACTTGACGGCGTGATCCCGCGGTCGATCTTGAATTGGTATCAGGTCCCGCTCGACGATGAGCTTGAAGACCGGCTCCATCTGCGATTCGGCAGCGGCCTCGAAATCGCGTTCGTATTTACGTGGATCGCGGGCCTGCTCAACATTTTCGCGGTCTGGGATGCCTTCGAAGGTCCCGCCTACGGACGCGGTGACGAGCCAGAGCTTCAGCCCGGGTACAAAGCCAAAAAAGATGAGCCGAAGTCGTCCGATGGAGATGAGCCGGACGATTCCGAATCAGCCGCGGAGCCGGCAACGGCCGATTCCGCTTCGGGATGA
- a CDS encoding TraR/DksA family transcriptional regulator, whose protein sequence is MTRKERLERLRRSLVTRRNELRGMLANDETRNDSSGDEGDVATSNSMAELGTMLAAHHSEEIVAIETAVKKFQLGRYGICEMTGAPIPIARLEALPFTRYSVEAQRMIEEQGLTEEEIAAERDWSAIDRNAAGDREVSLRDLEVE, encoded by the coding sequence ATGACTCGGAAAGAACGGTTGGAACGGCTTCGACGGAGTCTGGTCACCCGTCGCAATGAGCTCCGCGGGATGCTCGCCAACGACGAGACCCGCAACGACTCCAGCGGGGATGAAGGCGATGTCGCCACCTCGAACTCGATGGCCGAACTCGGCACGATGCTCGCCGCTCACCACAGCGAAGAGATCGTCGCGATCGAGACGGCCGTCAAGAAGTTTCAGCTCGGTCGCTACGGCATTTGCGAAATGACCGGGGCACCGATCCCGATCGCCCGGCTTGAAGCTCTCCCCTTCACCCGCTACTCGGTCGAAGCCCAGCGGATGATCGAGGAGCAGGGGCTGACCGAAGAAGAAATCGCCGCCGAGCGCGACTGGTCCGCCATCGATCGCAATGCCGCCGGCGATCGCGAAGTGTCCCTGCGTGATCTCGAAGTCGAGTAA
- a CDS encoding SLC13 family permease, with amino-acid sequence MLPEAFHIPAVFVVLAAVVSALTFLRAAPDAVLTAGLTVLLACGVIAPKDALEEMANEGLIAVAALFVVAEGLKQTGGLSFIGQQWIGRPTSLIVAQLRILTPSAVMSAFLNNTPVVAMMMPIVADWARKNRISVTYLLMPLSFAAILGGLCTLIGTSTTLVVHGLLRDYERLNDLGTGAGLSMFEVAWVGFPATIFGLLYLLFAGQKILTERRPAITFGDDPREYTVEMTVEPGSPLVGKSIEEAGLRHLSQMYLSEIERGDRTLVAVAPTECLEANDRLVFVGIVDSVVDLRKIPGLVPATDQTFKLNAPTDKRVMVEAVVSNTCPFLRMSIREARFRSHYNAVVIAVARNGQRLRQKIGDIELLPGDTLLLEAPPGFLTSRRNSRDFFLVSEVEDSTPPRHDKAWLARLVMVAMVAVVTAGLLPMMTAALLAGGLLVVFRCCRIADARRSIDWSVLITMAAGLGLGAALDKTGGARVIAEVLIRAAGDNPWVVLAIVYFLTMIFTNLITAKAAAVLFFPIAMAGATGLGVSHKPFAIAVVVSAAATFATPIGYQTNLMVFGPGGYRFSDFLRLGGPLSLIVAAITLVLTPFIWPF; translated from the coding sequence ATGCTTCCGGAGGCGTTCCATATTCCGGCGGTCTTCGTCGTTCTGGCGGCGGTCGTCTCCGCGCTCACGTTCTTGCGAGCGGCGCCCGATGCGGTACTCACGGCGGGTCTGACGGTCCTGCTGGCCTGCGGTGTTATCGCCCCGAAAGACGCCCTCGAAGAGATGGCCAATGAAGGTCTGATCGCGGTGGCGGCGCTCTTCGTTGTGGCCGAAGGGCTTAAGCAGACCGGCGGTTTGAGCTTCATTGGTCAGCAATGGATCGGTCGGCCCACCTCGTTGATCGTGGCCCAACTGCGGATCCTGACGCCCTCGGCGGTGATGAGCGCCTTTTTGAATAACACCCCGGTCGTGGCCATGATGATGCCCATCGTTGCCGACTGGGCCCGCAAGAATCGGATCAGCGTGACTTACCTGCTGATGCCGCTGTCGTTCGCGGCGATTCTGGGCGGGCTTTGCACGCTGATCGGCACGAGTACCACGCTCGTTGTGCATGGACTGCTCAGGGACTATGAGCGGCTTAACGACCTCGGGACCGGCGCCGGTCTGTCGATGTTTGAGGTCGCTTGGGTCGGTTTTCCGGCAACGATATTTGGCCTGCTGTATCTCCTGTTCGCCGGTCAGAAAATATTGACCGAACGTCGTCCCGCGATCACGTTCGGAGATGACCCGCGGGAATACACCGTTGAAATGACGGTCGAGCCGGGTAGTCCGCTGGTGGGCAAGTCGATCGAAGAAGCCGGCCTGCGGCACCTGTCGCAAATGTATCTCTCGGAGATCGAGCGTGGTGACCGCACGCTCGTCGCGGTCGCCCCGACGGAATGCCTCGAGGCCAACGACCGATTGGTGTTCGTCGGGATTGTTGATTCGGTGGTCGACCTTCGCAAAATTCCCGGTCTCGTTCCGGCAACCGATCAGACATTCAAATTGAATGCGCCGACCGACAAACGGGTCATGGTCGAAGCCGTCGTCTCCAACACTTGTCCCTTCTTGCGGATGTCGATTCGAGAGGCGCGGTTCCGCTCGCACTACAACGCGGTCGTGATTGCGGTGGCTCGTAACGGGCAGCGGCTGCGTCAGAAGATCGGGGACATCGAGCTGTTGCCGGGCGACACGTTGCTGCTGGAGGCGCCGCCGGGGTTTCTGACCTCCCGCCGTAATAGTCGCGATTTCTTTCTCGTCAGTGAAGTTGAAGACTCCACTCCTCCACGACACGACAAGGCGTGGCTGGCCCGGCTGGTGATGGTTGCGATGGTGGCCGTCGTAACGGCCGGGCTCCTCCCCATGATGACCGCCGCGCTCCTGGCGGGCGGTCTGCTGGTCGTGTTCCGGTGCTGCCGGATTGCCGACGCCCGGCGGTCGATCGATTGGTCGGTTCTAATCACGATGGCGGCGGGTCTCGGTTTGGGGGCGGCCCTCGACAAGACCGGGGGTGCCCGAGTGATCGCGGAAGTGCTGATTAGAGCGGCTGGCGACAACCCGTGGGTGGTCTTGGCGATCGTCTATTTTCTCACGATGATTTTCACGAACCTCATCACGGCGAAAGCGGCAGCCGTCTTGTTCTTCCCAATCGCCATGGCCGGGGCGACCGGGCTTGGCGTCAGTCACAAGCCGTTCGCGATCGCGGTCGTGGTCTCAGCCGCGGCGACATTCGCGACGCCGATCGGCTATCAGACGAACCTCATGGTGTTCGGCCCCGGCGGATATCGATTCAGCGACTTCTTGCGGCTCGGCGGCCCGCTGTCGCTGATCGTGGCTGCGATCACGCTCGTGCTGACGCCATTTATCTGGCCGTTCTGA
- a CDS encoding 3'(2'),5'-bisphosphate nucleotidase, whose protein sequence is MSSRYQREREVALEAVRTACLACRNVRSAVDPAKLDKSDRSPVTIADFASQAIVCRAIRRSFPDDPIIAEEDAAALQKAEMAEFRGRIAAEVTAVGIEADAAQVCEWIDEGHATEFSPRFWTLDPIDGTKGFLRGGQYAVALALIVEGEIVLGLLGCPNLVFDPDRADGPVGAISVAERGAGISVMAIDSDETADVRVSSTSETSQLRLCESVESGHSSHGHSAQIAEELGISSDPVRLDSQAKYATVARGEADLYLRLPTRPGYVERIWDHAGGVLVVEEAGGTVTDVDGKPLDFTKGAGLSANRGVVASNGTAHEAVLAAVRKAGV, encoded by the coding sequence ATGTCGAGTCGTTATCAACGCGAGCGAGAAGTAGCGCTCGAGGCTGTGCGCACGGCCTGCCTGGCCTGCCGAAATGTGCGTTCCGCCGTCGATCCGGCAAAGCTCGATAAATCGGATCGCAGCCCGGTGACGATCGCCGACTTCGCCAGTCAGGCCATCGTCTGTCGAGCGATTCGCCGGTCATTTCCCGACGATCCGATCATCGCCGAAGAAGACGCGGCGGCGTTACAGAAGGCGGAGATGGCTGAGTTCCGCGGCCGAATCGCCGCGGAGGTGACGGCCGTCGGGATCGAAGCCGATGCCGCACAGGTTTGCGAGTGGATCGACGAAGGGCACGCGACCGAATTCTCACCACGGTTCTGGACGCTCGACCCGATCGACGGCACAAAGGGGTTTTTGCGCGGTGGCCAATATGCGGTCGCCCTTGCTCTGATCGTGGAGGGCGAGATCGTCCTCGGGTTGCTCGGCTGCCCGAATCTGGTGTTCGATCCAGACCGCGCGGACGGACCGGTCGGCGCGATCTCTGTGGCCGAACGCGGAGCCGGCATTTCGGTAATGGCGATCGACTCCGACGAGACCGCAGACGTTCGTGTCTCGTCGACTTCGGAGACCTCTCAACTTCGACTTTGTGAATCGGTCGAGTCGGGTCACAGTTCGCACGGGCACTCGGCGCAGATCGCCGAGGAACTCGGAATCAGCTCCGATCCCGTGCGGCTCGACAGTCAGGCGAAGTACGCGACGGTCGCCCGGGGGGAGGCAGACCTCTACCTTCGATTGCCGACGCGGCCCGGATACGTCGAACGAATTTGGGATCACGCGGGGGGCGTCCTTGTAGTCGAGGAAGCCGGGGGAACCGTGACCGATGTCGACGGCAAGCCTCTCGATTTCACGAAAGGGGCTGGCCTCTCGGCCAATCGCGGCGTGGTCGCGTCGAACGGGACCGCTCATGAAGCCGTACTGGCCGCGGTGCGTAAGGCGGGCGTGTGA